In one window of Helianthus annuus cultivar XRQ/B chromosome 17, HanXRQr2.0-SUNRISE, whole genome shotgun sequence DNA:
- the LOC110924064 gene encoding extensin-like: MSNIEATIGEMKDLMKQLVDASKSQPTPQQLSQELWNSVQPILAAQRDLAKINHNSHMELIRVMVDGVKDSMKNFGKPTPRNQPKQKPEPAKDFFAKSSGKSEVRKKKGVDETLHIQTDEEITEKQKKKDTKKVKRKSFKHNKPPIATFPKPKPSPKKPTTATTKPKTNVGTKKPNTDTSKPKPSPQKPPHKKQNIDSSSPPPFSIATDVDAPKASSTVKTTAVETQVVSTIVSQTTDSTHFVSPPSTKPPTPQRFPSQSTFSPKPTSPSKTPPPPKSVYTRKRKFMVHEEETEIPTPIPISSTPFIPPSSPKTNPIKQPPTANIPQNIPLAVQYPLELLAV, from the exons ATGTCCAATATTGAAGCAACTATTGGAGAAATGAAAGATCTCATGAAGCAGTTGGTGGATGCTTCCAAAAGTCAACCTACTCCTCAGCAATTATCCCAAGAGCTTTGGAATTCCGTGCAACCAATTTTAGCAGCTCAAAGGGATTTGGCTAAAATCAACCACAACTCCCACATGGAGTTAATCAGAGTTATGGTTGAT GGGGTGAAGGATTCCATGAAAAACTTTGGCAAACCAACACCAAGGAATCAGCCAAAACAAAAGCCAGAGCCTGCCAAAGACTTTTTTGCTAAATCTTCTGGAAAATCTGAAGTTCGAAAGAAAAAGGGAGTTGATGAAACCCTGCACATCCAAACAGATGAAGAGATTACTGAAAAGCAGAAGAAAAAGGATACAAAGAAAGTAAA AAGAAAATCATTCAAACACAACAAACCTCCAATTGCCACATTTCCTAAACCTAAACCATCACCAAAAAAGCCAACCACTGCTACTACGAAACCTAAAACCAATGTTGGTACAAAAAAGCCAAACACTGATACATCCAAACCTAAACCTTCACCACAAAAACCACCTCATAAAAAGCAGAATATAGATTcctcatcaccaccaccattttccATAGCAACAGATGTTGATGCTCCAAAAGCATCATCAACTGTTAAAACAACAGCTGTTGAGACACAAGTGGTTTCAACAATTGTTAGTCAAACCACTGATTCCACCCATTTTGTTTCTCCACCATCAACAAAACCACCAACACCACAAAGATTCCCATCACAATCAACCTTTTCACCCAAACCAACTTCTCCCTCAAAAACTCCTCCTCCTCCAAAATCTGTttatacaagaaaaagaaagttcatggtgcatgaagaagaaacaGAAATACCAACACCAATTCCTATATCATCTACTCCATTCATTCCACCATCATCACCAAAAACGAACCCAATCAAACAACCACCCACTGCTAACATCCCACAAAACATTCCATTGGCAGTTCAATACCCTCTGGAACTGCTTGCAGTTTAA